From Saccharibacillus brassicae:
CGATGATCGGGCCGCTTGCGTTAGGCAGCAGGTGACGGAACAACAGTCTGCCCGTACCGGCGCCCATCGAGCGGGAAGCGAGCACATACTCGCGGTTTTTCAATTTCATGATTTCGCCGCGGACGATCCACGACATATTGATCCAACCCGTAATCGTCAGCGCCAGGATGATCGTGCCCAAGCTTGGCTTGAATACGACGAGCAGCAGGATCGTAACGAGCAGGTAAGGAATCGCGTACAGAATTTCGGAGAACTTGTTCATGATCGTGTCGACGCGGCCGCCGAAGTAACCCATGATGCCGCCGTAGATGACGCCGATCAGCAGGTCGATCAGCGCGGCAGCGATACCGACGATCAGGGAGATCCGTGCGCCCGACCACGTTCTGACGAACATGTCGCGGCCCAGATCGTCCGTTCCGAACCAGTGCAGCGCGGAAGGCGGCTTGTTGGTCGCCAACAGGTCGTTCGTCTGGTAATCGTAACCGTGTACCCAATAGGAGACCAGCGGACCGAAGATGGAAGCGATAATGATGACGACGAGCGCGACGAGGCCGCTCATCGCGACTTTGTTTCTGCGCAGGCGTTCCCATGTATCGCGCCAAGCCGTAAGACTTTCGCGTTTGATAACTTCCGATTCGCGTTCGTTAACGTTGACAGACTCGAAATCGGCCGCCGTCAAAGCGGGAAGAGGCTGTTTGTTTAAGTTTTTTTCGTTAGACACTGGTTTAGCCCTCCTTACCCGATGTTAATTTGATACGCGGATCGACAAGGACGTAAACGATATCGGTAACGAAACGAGCCGCCATCAAAATGATACCGTAGAAGAGCGTGATGCCCATGATCAACGTGTAGTCGCGGTTAGTGATGCTGTCGACGAACACTTTGCCGATGCCGCCGATACCGAAGATGCGTTCCACGACGACGGAACCGGTAATGATGTTGGCCGTCATCGGTCCCACGTAAGTGACGACCGGTAAAATGCCGTTGCGGATAACGTGCTTCCAGAGAATAGCCGGCCATTTCAAGCCTTTGGCTTTGGCCGTTTTGATGTAATCGGCGTGCAGCACTTCGAGCATGCTCGAACGGGTGAGGCGCGCGATATAAGCGATCGGTCCGGCCGAGAGCGCGATAACCGGCAGAACATAGCCGAGCGGGCTGCGCAGGCCCGTGATCGGGAACAAGTCCAGCCTCAGGCCGAGTGCGTACTGCAGCAGCGAGGCCAGCACGAAACTCGGCACGGCTATGCCGATGACGGCGAGCACCATGACCATACTGTCGATGAATTTTCGATGGTAGAGAGCGGCGAGCAGACCGAGGGTCACCCCGACGATCGTCGACACGACAACGGCAATCAGACCGAGACGCAGCGAAACGCCGAACGTCTGACCGATAATGCCGGATACTTCCTGATTCAGCTTTTTCATCGAGATGCCCAGGTCGCCCTGCACGATGTTGCCGAGATAGTTCGCGTACTGCGTCATGAGAGGTTTATCCAGTCCGTACTGCGCTTCCAAACGTGCACGAATCGGAGCGGGAACTTCTTTTTCGGACATAAACGGATCGCCCGGGATAGCTTTCATCAAGAAAAACGTCGCCGTTATCAAAATAAACAGCGAAAGCAGCGTATATAGAAGTTTACTGGTTATATACCGTGCCATCTGCGTACCTCTCCTCCTTCATTCTGGTCCTGCTCGAAATGTCACCTAATATCTTGAATGTATAGTTGCATATTCATTATATTCAACCCTATTTACTGGTTAAGCAAGAGCAAAAATGGAAGTTTAGCGAACATGCAAAAAAATCGGGATATATATGGGAATCCACATATATCCCGAGCCTTTATTTAACTTTGGTCGATCTTCTTTCAACTTTCAAAGCGGGAATCTTATTGTTGTTCCAGATAAGCGCGAGTGAAGTTGATAGCACCGGAGAAGTCAGTCGTTACGCCTTTGAGGTAAGGCTTGGTGAGCGACGCCTGCGTGTAGTAGTAGACAGGCATGATAACCATGTTGTCTTGGATCAGCATTTTTTCGGCTGCAGCCATATCCTGCATACGTTTTTCCGGATCGTTGCCGCCTTTGTAAGCGCCGTCGATCAGAGCGTCGTAAGCCGGGTCCGCATAGCCGGTGTTGTTGTTGCCGCCACCGCTTACGAACATATCCATGTAAGTCATCGGATCGTTGTAGTCGGCAGACCAGCCTGCGCGAGCGATTTGGAAGTTGCCCGTTTTTCTGCTTTCCAGGAATACGGACCATTCTTCGTTTTTCGTTTCGATCTCAACGCCAAGGTTCGTTTTCCACATGTCGGCTACGGCCAGGGCCAGCTTCTGGTGGTTTTCGCTTGTGTTGTAGAGCAGAGTGATCGGAGGAAGCGTGGTGTAGCCTTCTTCTTTCATGCCTTCTTCAAGCATCGTTTTGGCTTGTGCCGCATCTTCCTTGAAGTATTCGCTGTCCGGATGCTCGTCGCGGAACGATTGGTTGTTCAGTCCTGCGATCGAAGTCGGTACGAAACCGTATGCCGGCGTTTGTCCGGCTTTCGTTACGTTGTCGATC
This genomic window contains:
- a CDS encoding ABC transporter permease yields the protein MTAADFESVNVNERESEVIKRESLTAWRDTWERLRRNKVAMSGLVALVVIIIASIFGPLVSYWVHGYDYQTNDLLATNKPPSALHWFGTDDLGRDMFVRTWSGARISLIVGIAAALIDLLIGVIYGGIMGYFGGRVDTIMNKFSEILYAIPYLLVTILLLVVFKPSLGTIILALTITGWINMSWIVRGEIMKLKNREYVLASRSMGAGTGRLLFRHLLPNASGPIIVTLTLSVPNAIFAESFLSFLGLGVQAPISSLGSMVENALTGWMFYPWRMLFPAVLISIIMLAFNLLGDGLRDALDPSLKNK
- a CDS encoding ABC transporter permease; the encoded protein is MARYITSKLLYTLLSLFILITATFFLMKAIPGDPFMSEKEVPAPIRARLEAQYGLDKPLMTQYANYLGNIVQGDLGISMKKLNQEVSGIIGQTFGVSLRLGLIAVVVSTIVGVTLGLLAALYHRKFIDSMVMVLAVIGIAVPSFVLASLLQYALGLRLDLFPITGLRSPLGYVLPVIALSAGPIAYIARLTRSSMLEVLHADYIKTAKAKGLKWPAILWKHVIRNGILPVVTYVGPMTANIITGSVVVERIFGIGGIGKVFVDSITNRDYTLIMGITLFYGIILMAARFVTDIVYVLVDPRIKLTSGKEG